A genome region from Triticum aestivum cultivar Chinese Spring chromosome 2B, IWGSC CS RefSeq v2.1, whole genome shotgun sequence includes the following:
- the LOC123042160 gene encoding transcription factor AIG1-like, with product MATDGECSTPGKGATVRSHSEAERKRRQRINAHLATLRTLVPSASRMDKAALLGEVVRHVRELQGRANDATEGVVDVVPGETDEVGVEEDDYLLNAGPTDNEPRWRRRVRAWVCCADRPGLMSDLGRAVRSVGSARPVRAEIATVGGRTRSVLELEHVCHEAGPANDRAVALSTLRAALRTVLFNREELLATAAAVDGYKRPRLSPVQQLS from the exons ATGGCGACGGACGGGGAGTGCTCCACGCCGGGGAAGGGGGCGACGGTCCGGAGCCACAGCGAGGCGGAGCGCAAGCGGAGGCAGCGCATCAACGCCCATCTCGCCACGCTCCGCACGCTCGTCCCCTCGGCCTCCCGG ATGGACAAGGCGGCGTTGCTGGGCGAGGTCGTGCGGCACGTGCGGGAGCTGCAGGGCAGGGCCAACGACGCGACGGAGGGCGTGGTGGACGTCGTTCCCGGGGAGACCGACGAGGTGGGCGTCGAGGAGGACGACTACCTCCTCAACGCCGGGCCGACGGACAACGAACCCCGGTGGCGGCGTCGCGTTCGGGCGTGGGTGTGCTGCGCTGACCGGCCGGGGCTCATGTCGGACTTGGGCCGCGCCGTGCGTTCCGTCGGCAGCGCGCGCCCCGTGCGCGCCGAGATCGCCACCGTCGGCGGGAGGACCCGTAGCGTCCTGGAGCTGGAGCACGTCTGCCACGAGGCCGGACCAGCCAACGACAGGGCGGTGGCGCTCTCCACCCTGCGCGCCGCCCTCCGCACCGTGCTGTTCAACCGGGAGGAGctcctcgccaccgccgccgccgtggacGGATACAAGCGGCCGCGCCTCTCGCCGGTGCAGCAGCTCAGCTAG